The nucleotide window AGCGTTGTTGATTTTTGAGAAAATTAAGCAACTTTGAAAGACTTATAACCTGAAAACGTAGTCTTTTTTTGAATTATACGTGAATTTTTGAACAAATTGAGAAGTGCGTATGTTATAGAAGTGAACAAAGGGTTATAAAAGGCGGTTTTACTGTAAGAACTGGGGTTAATATTAAAAAAAAGGAATAAAACTTTTGCAGTTATGTGTAAAATGGCTACATTTGACCCAAAATTTGTAAAATAGGTAAGGTACATTATAAATTTAAGAGAAATAAAATAATCAATTTTAATAAACATCCTAATACAAAAAGAAGATGAGAAATTTATTTTTAACAGCAGCATTTTTGCTATCAACATTGTGTTTAAGTGCACAATCTAATTTAGCGGTGGAGCAACAGTATCCAAATGATGACAGAGCTCAAAAGGAATACTTAACCGCAGTTGAGAAACAAGCGAACGAAAAAACATCGGCGCTTCGTACTACTTGGTTATCTAATAGACCAACTTCAAACTGGTTTATTTCAGGTTTCGCAGGTATCAGTGGTAACTTGTCAGGAAATCAAAATGGTGCAAACAAACCTTTTGATGCTTTTGATTCAGACAAAGACGGATTCTGGAATCTTCATTACGGAGGTGCAATCGGTAAAATGTTTTCTCCAGTTTGGGGTCTTCGTTTGAACGGTCAGTATGGCGAATCTAAGGCTTTCGATAAAGGAACAGGTCGTGAAGTTAAAGGTTATGCAGAATACATTAACGGTTCTGTTGATTTAATGGTTAATTTGAAGAATTTCTTCAGACCATACAATCCTAAAGGATTCTTTAACCCAGTTCTTTATGTTGGTCCTGGTGTTATGTATGTGTTTGAAGATGGAGCTCGCGCAGATTTCTTCAATATTTCTATTAAAACAGGTCTTCAACTAAACTTCCGTCTTCACGATCGTTGGGACTTATTCTTAGATGGTAATGCATTGTTCGTTCCTCAAACTTTTGACAGAAAATCTGAAGGTACAGCTATCTCTTCTGATGTTATTGTTGGTGGTGGTCTTGGTTTAACTTACCGTTTCAACTTCC belongs to Dysgonomonadaceae bacterium PH5-43 and includes:
- a CDS encoding hypothetical protein (product_source=Hypo-rule applied; transmembrane_helix_parts=Inside_1_4,TMhelix_5_27,Outside_28_36,TMhelix_37_55,Inside_56_76), translated to MYLTYFTNFGSNVAILHITAKVLFLFFNINPSSYSKTAFYNPLFTSITYALLNLFKNSRIIQKKTTFSGYKSFKVA
- a CDS encoding OOP family OmpA-OmpF porin (product_source=KO:K03286; cath_funfam=3.30.1330.60; cleavage_site_network=SignalP-noTM; cog=COG2885; ko=KO:K03286; pfam=PF00691; superfamily=103088,56925): MRNLFLTAAFLLSTLCLSAQSNLAVEQQYPNDDRAQKEYLTAVEKQANEKTSALRTTWLSNRPTSNWFISGFAGISGNLSGNQNGANKPFDAFDSDKDGFWNLHYGGAIGKMFSPVWGLRLNGQYGESKAFDKGTGREVKGYAEYINGSVDLMVNLKNFFRPYNPKGFFNPVLYVGPGVMYVFEDGARADFFNISIKTGLQLNFRLHDRWDLFLDGNALFVPQTFDRKSEGTAISSDVIVGGGLGLTYRFNFRHFIKAPMYDQREIDALNNEINALRNRPEKVCPPVPVCPEPKVIEKPVAADKDLKPVYFVINSAVVRDNQLINVALAAEYLLENPNAKLVLESYADAKTGTPAYNMQISKKRGEAVAKVLTSKFGIAKNRLELVPYGDTKQVSDKDDLNRVTMFVK